One segment of Trachemys scripta elegans isolate TJP31775 chromosome 1, CAS_Tse_1.0, whole genome shotgun sequence DNA contains the following:
- the RPL24 gene encoding 60S ribosomal protein L24 produces the protein MKVELCSFSGYKIYPGHGRRYARTDGKVFQFLNAKCESAFLSKRNPRQINWTVLYRRKHKKGQSEEIQKKRTRRAVKFQRAITGASLAEIMAKRNQKPEVRKAQREQAIRAAKEAKKAKQATKKSTSSTTKAPTKAAPKQKIMKPVKVSAPRVGGKR, from the exons ATGAA GGTCGAGCTGTGCAGCTTCAGCGGCTACAAGATCTACCCGGGTCACGGCCGCCGCTACGCCCGCACGGACGGCAAG GTTTTCCAGTTTTTGAATGCAAAATGCGAGTCTGCATTTCTTTCCAAGAGAAACCCCCGTCAGATCAACTGGACTGTTCTGTACAGGCGCAAACACAAGAAAGGGCAGTCT GAAGAAATACAAAAGAAGCGCACACGCCGTGCAGTCAAGTTCCAGAGGGCTATCACTGGTGCATCTTTGGCTGAAATAATGGCCAAGAGAAATCAGAAGCCTGAAGTGCGAAAGGCCCAGCGGGAACAAGCCATTAG GGCTGCCAAAGAAGCCAAGAAGGCTAAGCAGGCAACCAAGAAGTCTACATCCTCTACAACAAAG GCTCCCACAAAGGCTGCACCTAAACAAAAGATTATGAAACCAGTGAAAGTTTCTGCTCCTCGTGTTGGTGGAAAGCGCTAA